The genome window TCAACCACATCCCAAATCGGCGGCCCTTCGGTGCCCTCGTTGACCGAGGCCCATCCGGCGACGACATAGCTCCGCTGCGGATCAATCGGCTCACCGGAACTGAGCAAGGTCATGTCGCTGATCCGCTCACCCTGCGGCTTGGCGATGTCCATCTTAAAGCCCATGCCACCGACACGCACCATGTCGCCGCCCTGCTGGTAATAGGGGTCGGGGTTGAACAGGTTGTCGCCCACGTCCTCCAACACGACTTTCAGAAATTCCCCTGTCATCTCCGTGCGATAGGCATTGGGATAGGTCATTGAGGTGACGTTAAAGATATCCTCACGGGTGATGTCCTGCCCCGGCAGGATCGACGGCCCCCACCGCACACCGGGGCTGAGCGCGATTTCGGCGTCACGCTCACTCAACAGCGCGTCGCAGATCAGGTCATCCCATGTGCCGTTGAAGTTGCCCCGGCGGTAGAGCAGCGCGTCGCTTTGCCCGACCACATGGGTCAACTCATCCAGATAAGGCGCGCGCTGCGCGTCGATCAGTTTGGCCACCTCTTGATCGGGTGTGATGAGGTCTGAGAAGATCGGGATCAGCTTGTGCCGGATGCCCATCATCTTGCCATCGCGCACGTCCAGATCAACGCGGGAAACAAATTTGCCGTTCGAGCCAGAGGCGATAATATGCGTCTGCCCCACCAGCACCGGCTCGGGCAGCGCGTCATGGGTGTGGCCCGAGAGGATCACGTCGATCCCCTTGACGATCCCGGCCATCTTCTTGTCGACATCAAAGCCATTGTGGCTGAGACAAACGACCAGTTCGGCGCCCTGCGCGCGGACTTCGTCGACCATCTCCTGCATATGCTCATCGCGGATGCCAAAGGAGTATTCCGGGAACATCCAGCCGGGGTTGGCGATGGGCATGTAGGGGAAAGCCTGCCCGATCACGGCGATCTTCACGCCGCCGCGCTCAAAGAATTCGTAGGGCTTGAAGAGTTCCGCAGGCTCGTCCCATTCGCGGTCAAAGATGTTCTGGCCGAGGGCGGCAAAGGGCAGCCCCTCGACAATCTCCTGCACCCGTTCCGAGCCCAACGTAAACTCCCAATGGAAGGTCATCGCGTCGGGCTTCAGCGCGTTCATCACGTTGACCATGTCCTGCCCTTGGGTCTTCAGGCAGGTCATCGAGCCGTGCCACGTATCCCCGCCGTCCAAGAGCAGCGCATCGGGCCGGTCGGCGCGGATCGCGTTAAGCACGGTCGCCACGCGGTCAAGCCCGCCCACCTTGCCGTAGGCCTGCGCCTGGGCGACGAAATCATCATAGGTCAGCGCGTAATCCAGCGGCGTGCCGCCGCCGATACCGTAGCGAATGCGGAAATCCTCGCCAGTGATATGGGGCACCTTGCCGCGGTTCTCGCCCACGCCGATGTTGACCGACGGCTCGCGGAAATAGATCGGCTTCAGTTGCGCATGGATGTCGGTGACATGCATCAGGGTGACATTGCCGAACTTCTCGAACTCCAAGAGCGCGTCCTGATCGAAACGGTCCTGTGCCGCCAGCCGCGCCCAGTTGCCGAAGCCCGAGCCGCCATAGATGGAGGCCGCAGCCATGGACATTTGCAAAAAATCGCGGCGAGACAGCATGTTATGGCTCCGTCAGCAGAAAACAGGGAAAGGGCCCGCCCCCTTGGAAGGGGCGGGATCAAGTCAGGCAAAACGCCCGATTTTTATTAGTTGCGCACCGATGGGGCTTCGACCGACAGACCGTTACCGCGGCTGGCGACATAAAGTTCAAGCGCCACAAACTCGGCGCTGCCCGGCTTGAAGGTTTCGGCGCGGGTATCGCGCACGCAGCCTTTGAAACGCGCATGGCTGCTGTTGAGCTTGGTGTTCTTTAGACGGTACACCGGGAAGCCGTTGATCTGGCCTTGGCTTAGGTGGTCGGCGCGGATCATGTTGCCATAGTTGTCTTCGTGACAATTGGCGCAGCTCAGCTCAAGTTGACCGTAGCGGGTGTAGTACATCTCTTTGCCCTGTTCCCAAGTGCTTTGGGCCGGGCCGTCGATCGCCACATTGACCGGCATGCCGCGTGACTGGACCGAGATCAGCGCCTCCATCGCGGTCATGTCATTGCCGGTATAGTTCCAAGGCTCTGCGCCCATCTGGTTCTCGCGGCAATCGTTAATCTGCATCGCAAGCGTGCGGACTTCGCCCGCCTCTTCGTTCCACTTTGGATAGACCGCGCGGACGCCTTCCATCGATTCCACGTCATTGTGGCAAGACGCGCAAGACTTGCCCTCGCTGCCCTCTGCCGTGTCCCAAGCCGCTTGGGCTTGGTCGACAAAGATCATGCCGGGGTTGTCGAAGTCGTCCATCTGCGTTTGCTGCGTCTCTGCCGAACGAAAGCGCCAGCCAGACATGATTTCCGGCAAAACCCCCTCAAGATGTGCGGGCGCATCGGTCTTGGTCACCATCTCGATCTCGCCATTGACGACAAGCTCGGCCTCCTCATCGGCCATCCCCAGCATGGGGGCGGCCACCAAAAGCGCCGCGACAGCGGTCATTGCCTTGAATTTCATGTCTTTCCTCCCTGTTCCACGCATGGTGCTGGCTGATGCGGGATCAGCCGACCGTGATGGATTTGACTTCTTCGTAGACCGAACCGTCGTCATCGTACCACGTGAATTTGAAGTCGCCGGCCTCTGGCACGGTGGCGTCAAATTCGAAATAGGGGTTGGTCGACATCGCTGGTTCCATCTTCACGTCGATCACGCTCTCGCCGTTGAACTCGGCGGTGAAGCGGTTGATGATCGAACGCGGGATGACGTTGCCGTCGCCGTCTTTGCGCTGGCCCGATTCCATCGGGTGGCTGATCAGGGTCTTGATCGTGATGACCTCACCTGCTTCGGCTTTTTTCGGCACTTTGACGCGAGGGGTTACACCTTCTGCCATTTTGAAAACTCCTGAAAATAGGGGCGCGCGGGCTTAGCCGCCGCAGCCGCCGATTGTGACTTTGATCTCTGCGCTGGTGCGGGCGAATGTGCCGTCTTCCAGCTTGGCGATGGCAACAACGTCTTGGGTCGTGGCCAAACGAATGCGGGTTGAGGCGCTGCGGCTCCCTGCCAAGGGGCCAAAGTTAAAGGTGCCGACGGGCGGGGTCGGGTTGCCAGTGGCCAGCACCATGATTGCAGACGCACCCGGCGCTTCGACCGAGATTGGCACAGTGTTGCCGTTTTCCGCGATTTCGGGCGCGGTCAGGGTCACGCCGGTGTCGGCCATATCGGCCCCGCCGGTGAATTCCGCGATCAGCTCGTCTACCGTGGCGGCAGAGGCCCCCACGGGCAGCATGGTCAGCGCCACGGCACCAAGGCCGAGGCCGAAAGTTTCACGTCTTGAGAAGTTCATCTCTCATCTCCTTATGCGTCAGCGGCGCACTGCGCCGTCATTCCATTTCCGCGGTGCGCTGACCGCGATAATCTGTCGAACCCTCCGCCGCCCCTTGGCTGCGCAGGCCCCGCGTTATTCTTTCAACGTGACCAAGAACGCCACGATATCTTCGATCTGCTGGGCGTCCAACAGAGGCGGCAGCGGCTCGGACCCGGCCTTTCCGGTGAAACCGTCGCCGGGGCGAATGTACCCGCTCGTCTTATAGTAGGACGGCATCATCGAGCCCTCAAAGGTCATCTTGCTGTTGGCGACGATGCCGCGCAGCTCTGCCTCGGTCCAGCGGTCGCCCGCGCCATCAAGCATCGGGCCAATCTCGCCTTGGAAAGGCACATCGCTGAGCGCGCCGATCTGATGGCAGGCCACGCAGTTGCCCGCCTTTTTGTTGCCGACGATGGCCGCGCCGCTGGCGGCGTCTCCGGCCGTGCCGGTCAAGGATTGTTCAACCGAACCATAATCGTCATAGGTCACGTCGGCAGGTGCCACGGTTTCAGCGGCGGCCAGAACGGGCGCGCCCGACACAATTGCGGCGGCGATCCATCTCATCATCGAAAACTTCCTCCCAGTGCCGATCACGGTGATGTGTGATCCGGTTTACCTGACCCTAAGACAGGGATGCGGCGCGGCGCAACAACAAATTCAAACTTTTGAATAGCTTTACATCCGCGGCGCTGCTTTTCACGGATTAATCCGTGCTGCCATTGCTGCGTTCTTGGATCATCCGCGCGTGGTAGCGTTGGAAATCCTCGTCGCCCTCAAGGGCGTAGCGTTCCTCATTGACCCAAGTCAGCATATCCAGCGTCGTTCCCTTGCCGAACGCGCCCGGCATCACCGCCACTGCCGCCTGCGGGGCTGTTGCGTCTTCGGCCACCTCTTGGGGCAGGAACATCAGCGTTGGGGTAAACAGAATCCCCCATTTCCGGGCCATCTTCTTTTCCGAAAGGGTCTCGCCATCGAAATCGGTGACTTCGATGTCCCCGTGAAGGTTCAACTGCACAACAAAATAATTCTCGTCGATGTACTTCGAAATCTCGGAGGCCGGATAAACCTCTTCATGCATCTTGGTGCAGTAGATGCAGCCGCGCTGCTCGAACATCAGCATCAAGCGCTTGTCCTCGGCCTTGGCCTCTTGCAGATCCTCGCGCAGGTCTTTGAAGGTGTCGCGCATCCACGGCGTTTTGTGCAGACCGTCGTCACCCAGTTCAGCCGCCGCCAGCGGCCATGCCAGCATCACGGCCACTGCCGCAGCCCCTATCCTTGAGATGATCATCTTGGCGTCCTCCTTGTTGCGGTTAACCTAATGTCGTGAAGCTGGGAAACCAACGGATCATTGCATCCGCGATCACCTGCACCCCGCCTGTCACGATCAGCACGGCAAAGAGGATCAGCATAACCCCCATCGCCTTTTCCACCTTCTGCACGAGCGCCATATGCCGCGCCGCCCAGTTAAGAAACGGCTTGGCAAATAGGGCCGCCACCACGAAGGGCGCGGTCATCCCGGCGCCGTAAGCGGCCAGCAACAGCCCCCCATGCGTGATGTCACCCATGCCCGACGCTATCATCAAGATCGCCGCCAGCGCCGGGCCAACGCAGGGTGTCCAGCCAAAGCCAAAAGCCAGCCCCATCACATAGGCGCCCCAGATCGACGTGGGCTTGCCGCCCCCCTCCAGCCGCGCTTCGCGGTAGAGCAGCGGCACTTTGATGAAGCCCAGAAAATGCAGGCCAAAGACCAGCAGGATCGCCGCCGCCACCCAGCTCAGCGGCTCAAGGTATTGGGTAAACACCTGCCCCAAGGCCGTGGCGCCCATGCCCAGCAGTACAAAGATCGTCGACACCCCAAGCGCAAAGAGCACCGAGGACAGCACCAACCGACGCTGCGCCCCCGGCGCGATCGCGCCATCGCCGCGTAATTCGGTCACGCTGAGCCCCGCCATATAGCTGAGGTAGAACGGCACCATCGGCAGAATGCAGGGCGTAAAGAAGCTGAGCAGCCCCGCCAGCAGCGCGCCCGCGTAGGTGATGTCGAACATGTTACCCCCTGCCTGCGCCGCGAGATGCCGCCGCGCTTGAACAATTCACATATTCAAATTACGTTGAGTGTTGTCCAAACGTCAATCAGGCAAGCCAATGATCCGCACAGTGACCGCCCTGAGCCTCGCGGCCCTAACCGCCCTGCCAGCCTTGGCGGTGGAATTGGTCATGGTCGAACAACCCGGCTGCATCTATTGCGAACGCTGGGACAAAGAGATTGCCCCCGCCTACCCCAAGACCGCCGAGGGGAAATTTGCCCCGCTGCGCCGCGTCGATATCTCTGTCGTCGAGGATAGCGTCACCCCCCAGCGCGCGGTAGTCTTTACCCCGACCTTTCTGCTGGTTGAAGATGACACCGAACTTGGCCGTCTCGAAGGCTACCCCGGCGCGGAGTTTTTCTGGCCGATGCTGAACATGCTATTACGCGACAAGACCGATTTCGAGGAACCGACCGAATGACAGCCCTGCCCGTGATTACCCCCGACATGTCCGAAGAAGACATGGACCGGATGCTGACCAATGCCGTGACCGCGTCGAACTTCCTCAAGGCGATCAGCCATGAGGGGCGGTTGATGATCCTGTGTCACCTCGTTTCGGGTGAAAAATCTGTCAGCGAGTTGGAAGCATTGCTCGCTACGCGACAGGCTGCTGTGTCACAACAACTCTCTCGGCTCAGGCTCGAAGGGCTAGTCACACCCCGGCGTGATGGCAAAACGATCTACTACCGGCTTGCCGATGACCGGCCCCGCAAAATGCTTGAACTGGTCTACGAATTATTCTGCAAGGATGATTGAGCTTCTGGGCCAGCCGCTAACCGCCGCCCTCTTGGGTGGATTGGGCGGCGTATTGCTGGGCCTTGCCGCACGATTGGGGCGGTTCTGCACCTTGGGCGCGATCGAAGATATGCTTTATGGCGGTTCAAGCCACCGGATGCGCATGTGGGGCTTGGCGATTGGGGTGGCGATTCTGGGCAGCTTCACCCTTGCGGGGTTGGGCTTCGTCAATCTCAACCGCGCCTTTCACCTCTCTATCGCTTTCTCATGGGCTCCGGCGGTCTTTGGCGGGCTGATCTTTGGTTACGGCATGGCATTGGCGGGCACCTGCGGCTTCGGCGCATTGGCGCGGCTTGGCGGCGGCGATTTGCGCGCCTTTGTCATCGTGGTGGTCATGGGGCTTGCGGCCTTTACCGTGCTCAGCGGTCCCCTCGCCCCAGCGCGCGCTTTGTTATTTCCCCGGCGTCTGAACGACGGCCCACCTGATGGCATTGCCCATGCGCTTTCCGTGCTCACGGGGGGATCGGTGCCGATGATTGGTGTGGGGCTGGGCTTGGGTATATGCCTTCTTATGCTCAGTGCCGGCAGTTTTCGCCGTGACCTTCGCATGGTCTTTTGGTCCGTGATCGCCGGGCTTGCTATCGTGTCCGGTTGGGCGGGCACCGCTTGGCTGGCACAAAACAGCTTTGGCACCCAAACGCTCATGTCTCATAGCTTTGCCGCCCCGGTGGGAGAGACCCTGCTCTACGCTATGCAAGGCTCGGTCCGTCCCCTCAGCTTTGGCATCGGTTCGGTCACAGGCGTATGGGTCGGCGCGTTTCTCGGCTCTCTCTGGCAGGGACACTTCCGTTGGGAAGCTTGCGAAGACCCACGCGAACTGCGCCGTCAGATATTTGGTGCAGGGCTTATGGGCGCAGGCGCGGTGATCGCTATG of Sulfitobacter sp. DSM 110093 contains these proteins:
- the soxX gene encoding sulfur oxidation c-type cytochrome SoxX, translating into MRWIAAAIVSGAPVLAAAETVAPADVTYDDYGSVEQSLTGTAGDAASGAAIVGNKKAGNCVACHQIGALSDVPFQGEIGPMLDGAGDRWTEAELRGIVANSKMTFEGSMMPSYYKTSGYIRPGDGFTGKAGSEPLPPLLDAQQIEDIVAFLVTLKE
- the soxB gene encoding thiosulfohydrolase SoxB: MLSRRDFLQMSMAAASIYGGSGFGNWARLAAQDRFDQDALLEFEKFGNVTLMHVTDIHAQLKPIYFREPSVNIGVGENRGKVPHITGEDFRIRYGIGGGTPLDYALTYDDFVAQAQAYGKVGGLDRVATVLNAIRADRPDALLLDGGDTWHGSMTCLKTQGQDMVNVMNALKPDAMTFHWEFTLGSERVQEIVEGLPFAALGQNIFDREWDEPAELFKPYEFFERGGVKIAVIGQAFPYMPIANPGWMFPEYSFGIRDEHMQEMVDEVRAQGAELVVCLSHNGFDVDKKMAGIVKGIDVILSGHTHDALPEPVLVGQTHIIASGSNGKFVSRVDLDVRDGKMMGIRHKLIPIFSDLITPDQEVAKLIDAQRAPYLDELTHVVGQSDALLYRRGNFNGTWDDLICDALLSERDAEIALSPGVRWGPSILPGQDITREDIFNVTSMTYPNAYRTEMTGEFLKVVLEDVGDNLFNPDPYYQQGGDMVRVGGMGFKMDIAKPQGERISDMTLLSSGEPIDPQRSYVVAGWASVNEGTEGPPIWDVVESHIAKLGTVSDGARTPVEIVLPD
- a CDS encoding YeeE/YedE family protein, with the protein product MIELLGQPLTAALLGGLGGVLLGLAARLGRFCTLGAIEDMLYGGSSHRMRMWGLAIGVAILGSFTLAGLGFVNLNRAFHLSIAFSWAPAVFGGLIFGYGMALAGTCGFGALARLGGGDLRAFVIVVVMGLAAFTVLSGPLAPARALLFPRRLNDGPPDGIAHALSVLTGGSVPMIGVGLGLGICLLMLSAGSFRRDLRMVFWSVIAGLAIVSGWAGTAWLAQNSFGTQTLMSHSFAAPVGETLLYAMQGSVRPLSFGIGSVTGVWVGAFLGSLWQGHFRWEACEDPRELRRQIFGAGLMGAGAVIAMGCTIGQGISAISVLAFSGPVTLASIIAGAAIGLRQLIVGFRRSPV
- the soxA gene encoding sulfur oxidation c-type cytochrome SoxA; its protein translation is MKFKAMTAVAALLVAAPMLGMADEEAELVVNGEIEMVTKTDAPAHLEGVLPEIMSGWRFRSAETQQTQMDDFDNPGMIFVDQAQAAWDTAEGSEGKSCASCHNDVESMEGVRAVYPKWNEEAGEVRTLAMQINDCRENQMGAEPWNYTGNDMTAMEALISVQSRGMPVNVAIDGPAQSTWEQGKEMYYTRYGQLELSCANCHEDNYGNMIRADHLSQGQINGFPVYRLKNTKLNSSHARFKGCVRDTRAETFKPGSAEFVALELYVASRGNGLSVEAPSVRN
- the soxZ gene encoding thiosulfate oxidation carrier complex protein SoxZ, whose protein sequence is MAEGVTPRVKVPKKAEAGEVITIKTLISHPMESGQRKDGDGNVIPRSIINRFTAEFNGESVIDVKMEPAMSTNPYFEFDATVPEAGDFKFTWYDDDGSVYEEVKSITVG
- the soxY gene encoding thiosulfate oxidation carrier protein SoxY is translated as MNFSRRETFGLGLGAVALTMLPVGASAATVDELIAEFTGGADMADTGVTLTAPEIAENGNTVPISVEAPGASAIMVLATGNPTPPVGTFNFGPLAGSRSASTRIRLATTQDVVAIAKLEDGTFARTSAEIKVTIGGCGG
- a CDS encoding thioredoxin family protein — protein: MIISRIGAAAVAVMLAWPLAAAELGDDGLHKTPWMRDTFKDLREDLQEAKAEDKRLMLMFEQRGCIYCTKMHEEVYPASEISKYIDENYFVVQLNLHGDIEVTDFDGETLSEKKMARKWGILFTPTLMFLPQEVAEDATAPQAAVAVMPGAFGKGTTLDMLTWVNEERYALEGDEDFQRYHARMIQERSNGSTD
- a CDS encoding cytochrome c biogenesis protein CcdA, whose product is MFDITYAGALLAGLLSFFTPCILPMVPFYLSYMAGLSVTELRGDGAIAPGAQRRLVLSSVLFALGVSTIFVLLGMGATALGQVFTQYLEPLSWVAAAILLVFGLHFLGFIKVPLLYREARLEGGGKPTSIWGAYVMGLAFGFGWTPCVGPALAAILMIASGMGDITHGGLLLAAYGAGMTAPFVVAALFAKPFLNWAARHMALVQKVEKAMGVMLILFAVLIVTGGVQVIADAMIRWFPSFTTLG
- a CDS encoding metalloregulator ArsR/SmtB family transcription factor, whose product is MTALPVITPDMSEEDMDRMLTNAVTASNFLKAISHEGRLMILCHLVSGEKSVSELEALLATRQAAVSQQLSRLRLEGLVTPRRDGKTIYYRLADDRPRKMLELVYELFCKDD